The Chanos chanos chromosome 16, fChaCha1.1, whole genome shotgun sequence genome has a window encoding:
- the dcaf7 gene encoding DDB1- and CUL4-associated factor 7 produces MSLHGKRKEIYKYEAPWTVYAMNWSVRPDKRFRLALGSFVEEYNNKVQLVGLEEESSEFVCRNTFDHPYPTTKIMWIPDTKGVYPDLLATSGDYLRIWRVNDSETRLECLLNNNKNSDFCAPLTSFDWNEVDPNLLGTSSIDTTCTIWGLETGQVLGRVNLVSGHVKTQLIAHDKEVYDIAFSRAGGGRDMFASVGADGSVRMFDLRHLEHSTIIYEDPQHHPLLRLCWNKQDPNYLATMAMDGMEVVILDVRVPCTPVARLNNHRACVNGIAWAPHSSCHICTAADDHQALIWDIQQMPRAIEDPILAYTAEGEINNVQWASTQPDWIAICYNNCLEILRV; encoded by the exons ATGTCACTGCACGGCAAACGAAAAGAGATCTACAAATACGAGGCACCATGGACGGTTTATGCAATGAATTGGAGTGTCCGACCAGACAAGCGCTTTCGTCTGGCTCTGGGAAGCTTTGTAGAGGAGTACAACAACAAg GTTCAGTTGGTGGGTTTGGAGGAAGAGAGCTCAGAGTTCGTCTGCAGGAACACTTTCGATCACCCCTACCCAACCACTAAGATCATGTGGATCCCTGACACCAAAGGAGTCTACCCAGACCTTCTGGCCACCAGTGGAGATTATCTACGCATCTGGAGG gtgaatGATTCAGAGACTCGTCTAGAGTGTCTCCTTAACAACAATAAGAACTCAGATTTCTGTGCTCCTCTAACCTCTTTTGATTGGAATGAGGTGGACCCTAACCTGCTCG GCACATCAAGCATTGACACCACATGTACAATCTGGGGCTTGGAGACCGGGCAGGTACTGGGACGAGTCAACCTGGTATCAGGACACGTCAAGACCCAACTAATCGCCCACGACAAAGAG GTTTACGACATCGCGTTCAGCCGCGCGGGTGGAGGACGGGACATGTTTGCTTCGGTGGGGGCAGACGGATCCGTGCGGATGTTTGACCTCCGTCACCTGGAGCACAGCACCATCATCTACGAGGATCCTCAGCACCATCCGCTGCTCCGTCTGTGCTGGAACAAACAGGATCCCAACTACCTGGCCACCATGGCTATGGACGGCATGGAG GTGGTGATCCTGGACGTGCGTGTGCCCTGCACGCCGGTGGCACGGCTGAATAATCACCGTGCATGTGTTAACGGCATTGCCTGGGCACCGCACTCCTCTTGCCACATCTGCACTGCAG CGGACGATCACCAGGCTTTGATCTGGGACATACAGCAGATGCCGCGGGCGATTGAGGACCCCATCCTGGCCTACACGGCGGAGGGAGAGATCAACAACGTACAGTGGGCCTCCACCCAACCCGACTGGATCGCCATCTGCTACAACAACTGCCTCGAGATCCTCCGGGTCTAA